The Bombyx mori chromosome 4, ASM3026992v2 region TTTCAAAGAAAATGGCCCGCATTTTTTGCCAATCGCATTGAGTTACGAAGGAAAGACGACAGATTTCGGTCCCTTCTATCTATCACTTGGCCATCGATTTTTCTTCTTTCGTTCCTCGAAGTAAAGAATCTATGGTTCGATCTTACAAaaccaatataataaaatcagttGTAAATGcctttatataatatacaaaaatcaGTTGTAAATTAGTGgctttataaaatatacaaaatgatGGAAGCCAAAGTgaaattttcttaatatttttgtgtgatatttttaattatagatttaAGAAAGAATTATTTATAGACATcttttgaataatttttatGTCTATCGTCAGCATAGTAGAGTCCATTATTACGGTAAGTATTTACTTTAAAGTAAACTAAAATAACTAAACAAGCCGCTAAGAGAGTTAGAAGTCAACTATAAAAGTCATAACTCATTTTCAATTCGATTACAATTATGTCAATAATGAACTTGCAATAAAACATTGAAAGTAGCGAGCGGCGGGACAGCTAAATAGCATCACAAATATCGACTTGGCGGCTCCCCGGAGTTTTCTCGAGGCGCTGCTGGTTGGCAATTCGCCAGTTTTCAACCAGTATACAATCTTTTAGAAATTTCTCGAACCACATCTCCGAGGTCCAAGTTTAGTAATCGTATGTGAATGTCGATTCCACGCCGAAAGTTTCAGTACTGTTAGATTAACAGCTGTGTGACGGACTTCGTAAGTTTCTCCTCAGcttagtgtaaattaagctaaGTTTAGTATATGAGCAAAAACTGAAACTTTGGTTACTTCTTTTCTGTGCGAGTTTTCCGATAaagaattgttttttatagAGAATGTTAAAATCTGATACGTAAAATACGCAAACTACTGTCATAGTACGTTTAGATAacaacataaattttatttcaaaatcgaAAAGGTTAAATTgaacataggttttttttttattgtttggatgggtggacgagctcacagtccacctggtgttaagtggtcattagagcccatagacatttgcgCGTATGACATAGACATGAGCCCatagtaaatgcgccacccaccttgagatataagttctaaggtctcagtatagttacaacggttgtcccacccttcaaaccgaaacgcattactgcttcacggcagaaataggcagggcgatggtacctacccgcgcggactcacaagaggtcctaccacgagtattttaattaatgagtCGCATTCATTTCAAGTCGATGTTAAACGAGATGATATACTCAAAACTGAATCACAAGGAACAGCCTAAAGGCAATTAGATATGACAAGAATAATGTTCAGATTTCCGTCTCAGATTTTCGAAAATTCTTTTCATATTCAAGTAAAAAAGAACCACCCTTGACGTATAATGCCACAATGTGTTATTACAGAGCGAGCTAATCCGCTTTTGTTATGAGTTCTGAAAGGATTTATAAGgttatttctttttcttctctTTAATATTGGATCGTATAACACGATACTGAATGAATCATCTTAATAGGTTTTTCTGATTAACTATTGTTATACATCTTGCCCACTTCTCTATCTAATGAACCTCGAGAAATATAGTATTAGTCGGATTACCGTATATGTGTGggaaattaatatgaaatcagACTGTCaatcttgttcttcttctttcCCTTAATCCATGTTATGTGGAGCAGGCGCACCATGTCCTCctatcatgctgcatagggatttggcatgagttttacgatcGGCCGCTTACTTAGGGTAAACCTCTGTTGGGTTATACGAGTATCCCCATATATGGATAGCAAGCGTGCTGCGTGGAAGTAACACTTTTGTTTCTTCTTTTGATGTTTCTTATACTTCATCCGTTTTTGGTTCTATgacttttcattttattattacaaacataaaCACAGAAATTTGGATTTTCATTTACCGCAaggtaaaaatataatatgttattcATTAGCAAAAAAAGAAgcctttatttattgctttaaatgATATTAACTTTCTTTCatatacaaaaacaaagaaCGAGCTTCCTTAGAAGCGCTATTCGCTCAAGTCATAAATTagatctatgttttttttaatgctaagaTCCGTTCGACAGACTGCTTATGagatcgaggggtgaaaggctattttactggtggtaggacctcttgtgagtccacgcgggtaggtaccaccaccctacctatttctgccgtcaagcagtaatgcgtttcgatttgaagggtggggcagccgttgtaactatacttgagaccttagaacttatatctcaaggtgggtagcgcatttacgttgtagatgtctatgggcagtaaccacttaacaccaggtgagctgtgagctcgtccacccatataagcaataaaaaattaaaaaaatttatgtaagcgacattttgcataatacgcgacatttatctttgtaattaaaggtccgtttaaTTTCGTatcagtatcaacaattcgatgtttttaatcgttcgattaagttaattataattaagtgtAAAGTTTACATGCATTaagtgtaaagttgcaaaaatgtcgcttaaaccaaatagccttgcACCCCTCTATATATGTGACCGTCAGCGCAAAAACGGCCTAACCCTCAATTTTCTATATTCCGGCTTAACTACAAAAAGTGATGCAAAACCTGATAAAATACAATGCAAAATCGGCCcatctttaatttattatcctCAGTAAAAGATGGAGCTGCAAAAGTagcttttgaataaaaaattttaatgatcatAATGCAAAAGTTGCTTAAATCGCTTAGGCCGTAGAAAGCATAGCTTCCCGTGGTCCCCAAGAAATAGGTTCCTGCATGCATTTCActgttgtcgtggcctaagagataagacgtccggcgcattcgtgctgaacaatgcaccgatgttcgaatctcaggcgggtaccaatttttctaatgaaatacgtactcaaccacTAAATAAGgttaaccttatttatctattccgtgtactcaacaaatattcacgattgacttccacggtgaaggaataacatcgtgtaatcctTCGAAtcgaataaaaatgaaacccgcaaaattataatttgcgtaattactggtggtaggacctattgtgagtccgcgcggggaggtaccaccgccctgcctatttctgccgtgaagcagtttcggtttgaagggtggggcagccgttgtaactatactgagactttagaacttgtatctcaaggtgggtggcgcatttacgttgtggatgtttatgggctccagtaaccacttaacaccaggtgggctgtaagctcgttcacccatctagcaataaaataataataataatatattttcttagaAATATTGTAAGATGCAAGCATCTGATTATGTACTCGGACCAATGTGGTGGCCAAAATGATATTATATATGGCTTAGTACAATACAAGTATGTTAACCAGGTTCGCATTTAAATTTCGAGtagagcagttttttttttttttttaataataaatatttactaacaatcacgccacgttaactggtcccgtgctaagttcgtaaagaacttgtattacagataccagataacggaaataaatgtaagatttttattatacacatacatatatttaatatacatccataaccctggaaaagacattttatatttatcatacaaatatcctcccttggcgggattcgaacccgcgacccccttgtgtagtgaccatgtcacttaccactacaccagacggcagtttatatattaaatatcagTTCCGATACTGAACGTCCACTCTTAGTTTCGGAAAACTTTCAAGTAAAACCAACCAAACACTAAGCAATACGTATTAATCATCAGAATCAAATCCTTCACCTTCGTTTGCTATATGTAGAAACTGTATTAGTAGCATTCGGAACACGCCTTAATGACGTCAATTTGAATGTGGCTGACTTGTCGACTTGGCATTTCCGACGGTAATGGGATTTCCTAATCGTGTCAACCTTGGAGTATAGTTTACTGAAGTTGTTCGACAGCTGAAAGGGGATGTTAAAGTCTAAATTTATTTGTCGGTTTAAGGCATCGTTATATACATAACTAACAATTTAATTgaatagttttatttctttattacatGCACTAAAATTTCAGTGCAACAAACATTATATTAAGTAGTTATTGGAGTAATTGAATAGATCAACTTTAATGACACCAATATTTAATgttccaaaattttttttttcattaagcaAAAAGGTTAAATACAGAAATGGCCGCCGTAAAAAGTATTGGACGTGTGTAATAATTTTCGATATTTCATACCAAACATAAACCTCGTAAAATGGCTGCGGGAGTTCACATCCTTTTTGTTTCATCCGTTTTACTATGTACTAACCGTAAAATTTGACGGCGCACCAGCGAAGATGGGTTGATACGACGTCTCCAAATACGATAGCTACCCTGCATCTTGTAAACTATGTATATACGAACAAGAAAATAGTTTCGGGCTGCAAAAACTAATAATGTTGCGGTAGTCGTCCGTATTTAATTAGTGAGAAAATAAAGATAATTTAGATACTATAGGTAACAACTATTACATCCAAACATTATCATTCCTCCTAATTCtgtattcaaaatttattacagGCTGAATTTAGAAAGAAGCACAGCGCGTCCTCATactctatctatactaatatataaatctacagtgatttttgcggatgttccgttataactactgaaccatgcatccgattgacttgaaacttggtatccatgtagaaaatacatgtacttaatagatacgccaatgtttatatgagtgttggactccctaataacaataacaataaataataatgataattttaaatgcccagcgaagcgggcgtgtacggctagtttaatataaaatttgaaagTGACAATATGAGCTATGAAATTTAAATCAAGCATCACGTTTCTGCTATCTCTGTGACTTTATCGTGTATATCGTCCGGTACAAATGAAGAGATGATCCCTCAATAGTAATCTTTAGACTGAAACGCACTCTTTCTGTGCGACAAGAATTAATCTTTTACAATGGAGTCTACTAAATTCCCGTCAAACAACGTTAACCACTGTCATAATCAAAAGattgtgttttttgtttactaCTAACTTAAACAGACAAACACACGGCGCACGTGATAGTAAGTGGCCACCGTTGCTTAGATATATCAACAATTTAAGCCTTCATTGAAAAATAACATGTTATAAGTGCTCAGGAAAAATAGCGAAGGTAAGaggattatcttttttttatagcccttgtaggtagaggggtatacggcccacctgatggtgagtggttaccgttgcctatGGAGGTCggcagtgccaggggcagagccaacctgctgcctaccgtaaagtactccacaagcttcgtttgaagaacgtggtaccatttttttttattgcttatatgggtggaccagctcacagccctcctggtattaagtggttactggagcccacagacatctacaacgtaaatgcatcacccatcttgagatataagttctaaggtctcagtatagttacaacggctgccccacccttcaaaccgaacgcattactgcttcacggcagaaataggcagggtggcggtacctatccgcgcggactcacaagaggtcctactgccAATGAATTTTTTTACCATGACAGGAAGGAAATGATCTGATCGATGCAAGCAATTCCTCTTAGTATTCTTTATATCACATAACGCTGAGAGATTTTGAATCTCCAAATGACCCGTGAGATTAGAATTACCGGCAACCCCGGCCCCCATCCTTTCTAAATGGAGTTAAAGTATTGTTTTAAATGCAAACATATTTTTAGTTAGTCGTTGAAACTCGTTGCACAGCGCGCGCTAGTAATTGAATAGAGTCAGGAACCTTGTGAAAATACAGCGggaataaattacattttccaTTTATTCTTAACACAATTTAAAGTTGCAGTCCAGaaggtttttaaaatatttccattCGGTCTGGAATAGTTAAAATTACAGTATGCACAGTTTGGGTATTTTAAAGCTGAAGCTGAATGCTTCAAAAGAAAAATTTTCGTCGTGGTCCAACAATGGCTAAGAGGATACGAAGAATATTCTCGAAAATGCAGCAATTCAAACCTTGTTTTTCACCTATCtaggtaattaaataaattacaaattgctcatatgtgtaattattaaatactagaggtctcgcagtagtcgaaatccgactataattaattggaattgtcagtttgtacactattataattgtattttatacttctataatcacaaatttcgccaagactacactataaaaaaatgaagtcgtcgtggcctaaaggataagacgtccggtgcattcgtgttgagcgatgcaccggtgttcgaatctcgcaggcgggtaccaatttttctaatgaaatatgtacttaacaaatgttcacgattgacttccacggtgaaggaataacatcgtgtaataaaaatcaaacccgcaaaaattataatttgcataatcactggtggtagaacctcttgtgagtccgcgtgggtaggtaccaccgccctgcttgtttctgccgtgaagcagtaatgcgtttcggttcgaagggtggggcagccgttgtaactatacttgagaccttagaacttatatctcaaggtgggtggcgcatttacgttgtagatgtctataggctcaagtaaccacttaacaccaggtgggctgtgagctcgtccacccacctaagcaataaaaaaatatttaatataattgttgcataattatttttgttgtagTGGATACTACGGCTCAATACGACGCCGTGCGAGCTTACCTCAAGGAATTGGACATTACGAGTGCCGTGTGGGTCGGTCTCATACGCAGCAATCCTGACGGCGATTTCACTTGGACGTGAGTGTAATATTATCTTGTTTTATtagtaaatgataaaaaaaaaatcctggcGTCAAGTGTACAGGTACTTCTCTGTATGGCATAGTGATGCTAACAGAAGAAACACgctttctttttaattgaaggTGGTTATATCTAAGAAGCTTCATGTTAAGTGATCACAAAGgcccgtagacatcacaacgtgaatatcgCCGCCTTTATTCACACTGGCTACCATTTAGGTTCACGGCATTCTCACAGCTATTTAATTCAGACAGACTATtatgattaattattttgatctaaaaacctagataatacacttatttCACGAGCAAAAcgaaaattttgtttcaattttattaacaaacacAAAACGGGTTAGTTTGTTTGCCTATGCACAGATGTCAGGTAAAAAATTGGCTATTAAAGAATTACAATGAATCTTTTAAAATAGGGACTATCGAGGTCTAAGCGGAGAAGGTTATTGGAGCTCAGCACCTGATGCTCGCACTGCCCCATTGTGTGCTGCAGCAAACCCTTCGGCTGACTACCGTTGGGAAGCACGTGCTTGTGGTGGACCCACTGTCGCTTCATTTATTTGCGAATTACCAGGTTAGTGATGCTAGATTTAAATGGGTAAAATGAgacgtaatttttattttattttaattaggttATATAAGCACATTAGTCAAATGTTGACGACCTTAGTCATCCGTAGCCACGAAAGCTATACAGTATTTGAAATGTCGGAAAattggtaataaaatgaaagaaGTAAACAGaaggttaaaataattttaggagtaaataattattaaaagcaTTTGTCAAGTACAGTCAGTTCACTGTGGAATAggaaaacttttttgttttcttgtatTAGAGTTAAAAACAATAGTTAAAATTTTTACTTTACTATTGCTATTGTTCACAGTACCACAATGGGCTCTTGGTAACGAGGGTTGCATGATACGGGCGCTACCAGCACTAACAATATTGTATCTCCCTGAAAGCGCCGCGGTTCAACTTACAGCAGATTGTGGTTTAGCCGGTGTGAAACGTGTTCAATGCACAGGAAATGTAGTAAGTTACACTATATTCTTcaaataaattagtttaaaaaccgcaattatattatttttaaacgcaatttatatttttgcacAGAAACGTGAAGATTTGTTGAAAGAATTATCATGTTCCGAAGAAGAAGAGGTTTCAAGTACTCCTGGAGTGGCTGGCTTAACCACCACGTGGGTTTCAACAACAGACCGTTTCACAGATGAAGACGCAACCAAAGATATTACTACTGAGGATAGCATTACTACTGAACACGAAGACGATATAAATCAGTCCACTATCGTATCAGCTACTCCGATTCCAGAGATTGTGAATATTGAGAAAAAACCAAatacttactttttaaatactaatattgtaaatgatataaatttgaaaaaaaatgtggACATAGATGTTATTCATGACAACAATCTTCAAAGTAACATGGTTCCTGAGATACCAATTAAAGTAAATTTCTTAACCAACGAACAGTTAGAGAAAATAGAAGATGAAAAACATATGCAACACAAGATGCTACATGAAGAAATAGCGCGGCTCGGAAACTTGGATAAAATCTTCACTCAACCTACTGATCATTTTGTACCACCTCTTGTGATGGCTAAAGCTAAACTAAGCGATGATATGACTGTATTGTCTTTAGCAGAAAAACACGCGCAACAACTTGCTGTACAGCAATTTACCAAACACAATTTGCGAAATAAAAATGTAGATTATTCCATTGGCAATGGAAACGATCTAACTACACTAAAACCAGTCAACAAAGTAATCGACGTGATAACCCACACTGATCTGAAAACAAGGattgatgaaaaaaaagaaaatataaaacatactGTACCAAAAAAATACAACGAAAAGTTCGATGAtccgaaaacaaaattattaaaagcacCAGAAATTAAATTATACGATTTCCGTAAAACAACCGTAATTATTCCAGTTCAAACGGAGCTGACAGTCAAagatgtatattttaaaacaagcaCCGCAAGACCCATAATCCAAGAAGCAGTAGCAGATAGTGATGAAGACCATATGATAGATTTGACGGTGTTTTTGAAGGATGAACCAACGGTTGTTCCCAAACAGATAATAAACACAAATTACTCCGGTGATATATCTAACCTTGAAATAATGCAAGATCTCCCAACAGAAATTACTAATCaaactgaaaataattttaaaacagtgAACACTACGCTTACAATCATTAACGAGGGTGTCGCTCAAGATTTCAATTCTTCGCAAAAAGTTATCATGAATCACGAAATAGTTAACATTACAATCATTTCAGAAAATGATTCAACTGTAAATCCAACAGTACTTGAAGTTTCCACGATGATGCCTTATTTCCTAGACGTTTTTCGTAACTCAAGTTCTTCTCCCGATGTGTCTTTAAataataccaccagtaatgaagtACACTCCACAACTAACATGAATATTACTCCGTTAGCCAACGTCACTCAACCTCAAATAGATTCTACAACCATTAATGCTAATATAATTATATCTTCAGAAATACCACCTACTATTTCAAAACAGAATGAAATGACTGATAAATTTCCATTTGAAGGGGACTTTAACTTAAGCACATCATCAACAACCAGTACAATAAGTATTATTACGGAAAAAACTTCAAATACCACCACTATCTTTGGAATACCTGAGGAACCATTTGATATTCCCAACGAATTCCAAGAAGACGATAATCTGAATTCTACCGAGACCAAAATTAACGATTTTCAATCGCCTCTCCTATCAGCGGCGAGCGAACCGATACATAGACCTAATCGGTCAAGGAGACCTCAACAGCAGAACCGAATCAAATTCAATCCATTCCGGATCTTAGGTTAAGCATTAAGTTATCCGAAATACAAGAATTATTACAAACTGCCCCGCCAAAGATTAAACAGATGACTGATCACACGTAATCAAACAGATCAcccgtaaaaataaaaatatcttacaGAATGCACGGAATATGTAAATGAGACAAACGCTAaacataaaaatcatattattattgggAAATATGTTGCCGCTAATAGTCAATTTCAACGTTAGAGTTCGCTtaacttttttgtttaatttatctttaaaacgGCTGATTGATTGATTAAATAGTTTCCAGCTTCTATGCTTTAAAATAGATTAGGAGATAGtcaattgatatttaaaaataaaactcgtagCATAGCTATGATATTATCAATAAGAATTCTAGAATTTTCCGTAACAATCAGCAGTGCCATAATTTTACCTAGAATTTTTAAACAATGGGGGCTATTTAAAACACTactttttagaatttaatataGACATAGGTATTTTCGCAACATTTTTGTGTTatttataataggttggggaaaaagtcttttcgcattatagtatgtatgaacttgtaataaaatctctttggctatactatttgtatcggCCTGGTTTTGTtatcattaaaagttaaaattttaaagaagataattccaaattcaaattaggaaaatgtgtgatttttatttatttttcgtactgtcaagatgagtaaATCCAATGaaaaaattcgatacattttgaaattctgctacaaaaaaggtaaaaatgcaacgcaagccgcgaaaaaaattttcGATGTTtctggacctagtgcagtgtctgtgagaatagcacaaatttggtttaagcatttttcaatccggaaattttgatgtcaaagatgcacgtcgctctgctCGTCCTATTACAGATAAAATGAATGCTGATAACTGGTAAtaaaaagtggatcacgtacgacaagaacgtgtgaaaaaggtcgtggtcaaaggccggtcaggtttcacagactgtggcgaaacccgggttaactcgcaacaaggtgatgctgtgtgtgtggtgggattggaagggcattattcgttatgagctgttaccaccaggcaggaccatcgatccTGAACTGTAtgtactgcgaacaactgatgatattaaagcaagaagttgagagaaagcggccggaattaatcaacagaaggggtgtggtttttcatcatgataacgctagacctcacacatctttagccactcagcaaaaattaagagagcttggctgggaggtgttaatgcatccgccgtatagtcctgaccttgcaccttcagatttccacctgtttcggtctcttcagaattctttaggcagtgtcaggttaacatcacgagaggactgccaaaaccaattgtcgcggtattttgatcagaagccccaaaactTCTATAgtaatgggatcatgtccctacctacaagatggcgaaaagttatcgaacaaaatggtacctacatactttagttaaatgtaaataagctatattaaaaaatgttgtgaattttcttaaaaaatgcgaagaaactttttccccaacctattatttcaaatattaatgTCACATTTCTTTTTAAGGTTAATGAGTAATAAAACTCTAGAAATTAGActacaaaaatagttttttagtTGATTACCACTTTCTGAATGTCTTTAaacttgtttattttaagtattaatAAACAGTCTTATTAAAAGCACTTCGTGCTGTTTCAATGTATCTTAAGGAT contains the following coding sequences:
- the LOC110386038 gene encoding uncharacterized protein LOC110386038 → MLRRSVVFLALFVYVQGRAVNISNTWVLPEEGFPVFYRYFRDRISWYEADAVCQFHHANLVTVDTTAQYDAVRAYLKELDITSAVWVGLIRSNPDGDFTWTDYRGLSGEGYWSSAPDARTAPLCAAANPSADYRWEARACGGPTVASFICELPVPQWALGNEGCMIRALPALTILYLPESAAVQLTADCGLAGVKRVQCTGNVKREDLLKELSCSEEEEVSSTPGVAGLTTTWVSTTDRFTDEDATKDITTEDSITTEHEDDINQSTIVSATPIPEIVNIEKKPNTYFLNTNIVNDINLKKNVDIDVIHDNNLQSNMVPEIPIKVNFLTNEQLEKIEDEKHMQHKMLHEEIARLGNLDKIFTQPTDHFVPPLVMAKAKLSDDMTVLSLAEKHAQQLAVQQFTKHNLRNKNVDYSIGNGNDLTTLKPVNKVIDVITHTDLKTRIDEKKENIKHTVPKKYNEKFDDPKTKLLKAPEIKLYDFRKTTVIIPVQTELTVKDVYFKTSTARPIIQEAVADSDEDHMIDLTVFLKDEPTVVPKQIINTNYSGDISNLEIMQDLPTEITNQTENNFKTVNTTLTIINEGVAQDFNSSQKVIMNHEIVNITIISENDSTVNPTVLEVSTMMPYFLDVFRNSSSSPDVSLNNTTSNEVHSTTNMNITPLANVTQPQIDSTTINANIIISSEIPPTISKQNEMTDKFPFEGDFNLSTSSTTSTISIITEKTSNTTTIFGIPEEPFDIPNEFQEDDNLNSTETKINDFQSPLLSAASEPIHRPNRSRRPQQQNRIKFNPFRILG